In Rhodococcus pseudokoreensis, the DNA window GGCCGACGAGGTGAAGGGCGGCCGCGAACGCACCCTCGACGCGGCCCGGGCCGCCGCGGACGATGCGGGTCGCCGGGTGCAACGCAGCCTGCTGCCCGTGTCGGGTCTCCTCGCGCTGCGCGGCCGCACTCTGCGTCAGACCGAGTTCGACGACCTGGCGGTGCTCGCCACCGTTCCGGACAGCGTGCTCGAGTCCGCGCTGCGTTCGATCACCCGGTTCACGGCGGAGGACGCCGACCTCGTGCTGTCGGCCGGGCAGCGCCGCGACCTCCTCGAGAGTTTCGGCCTGTTCGGTATCCGGTTCGCGGTCATGCTGATCCGCTCGGGCGCGACCGACGCGCCGGCGCTGGCCCGGGAGTTGACGGCGCACAGCGGCCTCGAGGATCTGCGCCGCACGCTGCACCTGCAGTTCGGTCAGCGCAGCACCGAACTGAAGGCGCACTCCGCGCTCCGCACGCTGAAGGCCGTGCTGGCCCGGACCCCGTCGTCGGCGAGCCGCAGCCTGAGCCGGGCGGCGGATCGCCTGCTCGCGGACACCCACGTGTTCCGGGAACTGCGGGTGCTGTCGGGCCTGCGCTCGACCGGTCTGCAACTGCGGGACTCGGACGTCGTCCTGCTCGAGCGGGTGCTCGGCGGTGAGGGCATGTCGCCGCACACCCGCCTCGGCTTGCCCGCCGACGCCGCCCCGGAGCAGATCTCACGCGTCGCGCTGACGGCCATGCGGTTCTGGCGGTCCCAGGCGGGACGCCCGACCATCGACACGGCGACGGTGCAGGCGTGTGCGTGTGCGGCGCGGTCCTGCGAGGCCCTGCTCGCCCGATGACGAGCCCGTCTACCCCTCGGGCTGCCACAGTTCGAGCCGTGGAATGTCCGGCGGCTCGAATCCCAGAACCTGCCCGTAGAAGGAGAGTTCGGCGTTACGGGAGCTGATCAGGGTGGCCAGCTTCCGGAATCCGTGCGACTCCCCCTCGTATTCGAGGTAGGCGTGCGGGATGCCCTTCTCCACGAGCGCATCCCGGAACCGTTCCGCCTGCGACGGCGGCACGATCGGATCGTCGAGCCCCTGCAGCAGCAGCACCGGGCAGTTCAGCCCGGCGACGTTGTTCAGCGGCGCCCGCTCGGCGTAGAGGTCGGCGGCCTCCGGCAGCGGGCCGATCAGACCGTCGATGTACCGGGACTCGAAGTCGTGTGTCTCCTTCACGAAACCGTCGAGTTCGGCGACACCGAAGTAGGAGGCACCGCAGGCGAACACGTCCGACGTCGTCAGTGCGGCGAGCACGGTCCAGCCGCCGGCGGATCCGCCTTCGATCGCCAGCCGGCGGGGGTCCGCCATCCCGGCCTCGGCCAGACCGGTCACGGCGGTCACCACGTCCTCGACGTCGACGACCCCCCACTGGCCCCGCAGCCGGTTGCGGTATTCGCGTCCGTACCCGGTGGATCCGCCGTAATTCACGTCGACGACACCGATGCCGCGGCTGGTGAAGAACGCGAACACGGGATTGAGCGACGGCGCGACCCGCGACGTCGGCCCCCCGTGCACGAACGCCACGTACGGCGGCAGTTCGCCGTCCTCGCCCCGGTACCGCGGGTGCCGCGGCGGGTAGGCGATCGCGTGGACTTCGCGTTCGGCGCCCTGGAACGTCAACTGCCGGGCTTCGGGGAGGTACGCCGCCTCGGGCAGTTCGGTGACGGACAGCCTGACGGTGCGGAGTTCACCGGTGTCGAGGTCGAGTTCGCGCAGGCCCGCCGGGGTCTGGGCGCCGCCGGTGAGCAGCAGGATCCGGTTGCCGTTGCGATCCCCGAGCCCGATGCTGGTGAGCCCGTCCAGCGGGATGTCCACCAGCGAACCGCCGGCCGGATCGAGCACGGCGAGGGTGTCGGTGCCGAATGTGCGCACGGTCAGCAGCGTGCCGTCGTCGCGGCGGGTGTGCCAGCGGCCGCCGAGCATCCACAGGGCACCGCCGAAGTCGGCGTCCATCGGGCACAACGCCACCGGCGCGGGGTCGTCGATGCCCACCCGGTACAGATTCCACCAGCCGCTGCGGTCGCTGATCGTGTACAGCTCGGTGGGCCCGACCCATTCCGGTTGCAGCACCGATTCCTCGGTACCGCCGAGCAGTGTCCGCACCTTCCCGTTGACGCGGCCGCCCTCGACGGGCACGACCCTGAGCTCGGTGCCGTCCCACGGCATCTGGGGGTGATCCCAGGCGATCCACGCGAGGTGCCTGCGGTCCGGGGACAGCCGCGGATTGGCCAGGAAATCCGAGCCGGCGACGACGGACCGCACCCGATGCGGGTCGTCCGCCGCCGACCCGTCCAGCGGAACGACGCAGATGTCGCGGGAGACGCCGCCCTCGGTGTCGTGCGTTTCGCGGACCGCCCACACCTCGCCGTCGACCACCGACAGGTCGCCGTAGCGCAGCGAGCAGGGCTGCGGCGGCTCCGGTGTCAGCGGCACCGGGGTCCCGCCTTCCAGCAGGTACAGGCGCTGGTCGCTGAACTCGGCGAACACGAGGCGGCCGGCGTCGGTGACGGTCCAGCCGCCGCCGCCGTACTCGTGGACGCGGGTGCGGGCGTTCCACGGCGCGGGCAGAATGTCTTCCGGTTCGTCGTCGAGGCCGAGGCGCCGCACCGCGACCCGCCCGCCTTCGCTGGGTCGCAGTTCCGACCACCACACGTCGTCGCCCACGTACCGGCCACCCTCGACGGGGTGGCCGCTGGAGGCGAGGTCCGCCGCCGCGATCGGAGAGGGCCAGGAACCGTAGGGCGCAGAGGTCATCCGCCGAGGATATTCCGCCGCCCGCTACTCCGCAGGCAGCCACGCGCCGTGAAGGCCCGCCGGAACCCGAATCGGCAGCCGCACCTTCCCGATCGGACCCGACCCGGGGTCGTCGGCGGGCAGCACGAAGAACCAGGACGTCAGGTCGCTGCGATCGGTGCCGATCATCCCCCAGTACTCGTGCTCGGCGCCGGGCATGAAGATCGGTTCGCCCACCGACACACTGCCCGGGTCCCAGTGCGTCTCGGTGCCGCGGGCGGTGTCGAAGAACCACAGCGATTCCTGCCGTCCCTGACTGCGGTCGAGTTTGCCGACCGTCGCCACGGTGCGGTGCCCTCGGGTCAGTTCCCGGTCGTCGACCCGTGGGAACTCGACGTCGCGGTCGCACACCACTTCTCGCGCCACCCGCCCACTGCCGGGGTCGACGACGGCGCGGACCAGTGAGCCCAGCGACGGCGCCGGAGCCTTCGCGAACCCACCGGGATAGGTCCACTCCACGTAGTCGACGCTCACCCTCCCGTCGGGCAGATCGAAGGCGTTCGCGAAGTGCCACACCCAGTACGCGTCGTGCGTCGTCCACCGCACCGGACCGCCGTCGCGGGGAATCAGCGCGATCCGCGTGCCGTCCTCCGGCCGCCAGTCCAGCACGGACCCGCCGGTCAGCACCGCGGCGATGTCGAACACCAGCGGGCACAGCATCAGCACGATGTACCGCTCGGTGAGCGCCATGTCGTGAATCATCAGCGGCGTGTCCACGCCCTCGACCGCCGTCGGAGTCCGCGCCACCGAACCGTCCCGGTTCACCACCGACCACGTCAGATACGGGGGCTCCAACATGTAGTTGAACAGGACCATCTGCCCGGTGACCGGGTCGATCTTGGGGTGCGCGGTGCTGCCCACGCTCATGGCGCCGTCGCAGTTGTCCCGCCCCAGCGTGCTCAGGTCGGCCGGGTCGAGGCGGAACGGCAGCGTGGTCTCGGCCATCGCGAGGAGTCGCCCGCCGTGCCGGACGATGTTGATGTCGGGCAGTTCCCGCGACGTTCCCGCCAGTTCGGGCCCCACCTCGTCCTCGGTCGGGGTGTAGAGGTCGGTGACCCCGGCCCAGATGACGTGTCCGGCCTTCTCTTCCGCCTTCACCATGGGGGTGCGGACGAATCGGTTGGTGTACCGGGCGGCGCCGTCGGCCAATTCGACCCGGTGGACCATGCCGTCGCCGTCGAGCGGATACACGTAGGTTCCGATCGGGTCGAACCGCGGATTGGGACCGTTGCGCAGATACGCGCCGTGCAGATCGGCGGGCAGTTCGCCGATCACCTCGAGATCCCGGACGTCAACCTCCTCCCGCTGCGGCTCGAACACTCCGACGAGGTGGCTGTGGTGCGCGATGTCGACGGGGCCGGGACGGCGGGTTACCGGTGCTGCCATGTGGGTCTATCCCTCCGGGCGCGGTGAACACGACCCCCTCTCGAGGGTACGACGGGCGCCTGCGCGGGCGGCGTGTTTCGACGACACGACGACGGTCCGATACCCACCAGTAGAAATCGGGTTGCCCGGGAGTGGGAGAATGACCGTCGTGAGCAACCCAGACCACGGCCACCACCGCATGCCGCATCGCAAGCTGGAGCAGTCCACCAAGCTCCAGAACGTGCTCTACGAGATTCGTGGACCGGTACATGCCCACGCCGCCCGGCTGGAGGCGGAGGGACACCGGATCCTCAAGCTCAACATCGGCAACCCCGCGCCGTTCGGTTTCGACGCGCCCGACGTGATCATGCGCGACATGATCGCCGCGCTCCCGTACGCGCAGGGGTACTCCGAGTCCAAGGGCATCCTGTCGGCGCGCCGCGCGATCGTCACCCGCTACGAACTGGTCGCCGGGTTCCCCGAACTCGACGTCGACGACATCTACCTGGGCAACGGCGTGTCCGAGCTCATCACGATGACGATGCAGGCACTCCTCGACAACGGCGACGAGGTGCTGATCCCGGCGCCGGACTACCCGCTGTGGACGGCGATGACGAGCCTCGCCGGCGGCACCCCGGTGCACTACCTGTGCGACGAGGGCAACGACTGGAACCCCGACATCGCGGACATCGAGTCCAAGATCACCGACAAGACCAAGGCCCTGCTCGTCATCAACCCGAACAATCCGACGGGTGCGGTGTACTCGATGGAGGTGCTGCAGCAGCTCGTCGACCTGGCGCGCAAGCATCAGCTGCTGCTTCTCGCGGACGAGATCTACGACAAGATCCTCTACGACGACGCCAAGCACATCTCGCTGGCGACGCTGGCCCCGGATCTGCTGTGCCTGACGTTCAACGGCCTGTCGAAGGCGTACCGCGTCGCGGGTTACCGGTCCGGCTGGGTGGCCATCACCGGCCCGAAGGAGCACGCCGCCGGCTTCCTCGAGGGACTCGATCTGCTGGCGTCGACGCGTCTGTGCCCGAACGTGCCCGGTCAGCACGCCATCCAGGTGGCGCTCGGCGGGCACCAGAGCATCGAGGACCTGATCCTGCCGGGCGGCCGGCTGCTCGAGCAGCGTGACGTCGCGTGGGAACGCCTCAACATGATCCCCGGCGTCTCGTGTGTGAAGCCGAAGGGCGCGCTGTACGCGTTCCCGCGTCTGGACCCGAACGTCTACGAGATCTACGACGACGAGAAGCTGGTCCAGGACCTGCTGCTGCAGGAGAAGATCCTGATGGTGCAGGGCACCGGTTTCAACTGGCCGGACCACGACCACCTCCGGATCGTGACGCTGCCGTGGGCGCGGGATCTCGCTGTCGCCATCGAGCGGTTCGGTAATTTCCTCACCAGCTACAAGCAGTAGGATCGAGACACAGCAAGCGACACGCGCGTCGCTTGCGTGTCTCCTGGGGGAAAATAATGGTCACCAGCACCCGCGCGCGTTTCGGACAATTCGTCCATCGGCGACGGCGTCTGCTGAACCTCACACAGGACCAGGTCACGGCCGCCGGTGGCCCGTCCGACGCAGCTCAGACGCGCGCCGAGAACGGGACCGGCCCGGATCCGAGCATCGAGACGCTCCGCAAACTGGACGTCGCGCTGCGGTGGGCGCCGGGCAGCGCTGCCCGCACCCTCGACGGCGGTCACCCGACCCCACTCGAGGCGCTCGACGGGGACGAGCGGGCGCCGTCGTCACGTCCGCTGACGCTCGGACCGTCGGAGATTCCGCTGGATCTGGACACGATCATCGAGATCCTGGGGCCGCACACCCAGCTCACGAGGCTGAGCGTGGCACACCCCGAGGTCCCGGGGCTGGTCGAGGCGGCGGGTGAACTGAGCCGTGTGGTCTCGAAGATCACCGGCGCCTACGTGACACGGTTGCTGGAAGTCAACGGAGGCCCCGCCGGAC includes these proteins:
- a CDS encoding helix-turn-helix domain-containing protein — translated: MVTSTRARFGQFVHRRRRLLNLTQDQVTAAGGPSDAAQTRAENGTGPDPSIETLRKLDVALRWAPGSAARTLDGGHPTPLEALDGDERAPSSRPLTLGPSEIPLDLDTIIEILGPHTQLTRLSVAHPEVPGLVEAAGELSRVVSKITGAYVTRLLEVNGGPAGPRQPLVEFAFGHLLEEPSTVTDPRELEEARYRRFLYGRGEDLDAATRERFWRRWEDAVKLVATDDPERSGDAEVTA
- a CDS encoding dynamin family protein codes for the protein MSVTRLGSQTRQLIDAARHELRSDPATVDELRHCGARLEEPLRVALTGTLKAGKSTLLNALVGEEIAPTDATECTRVVTWFEQSATPRIDLTHDAGRRTRLPVHRDEGRLSLDLGTVTADRVERLQVGWPSALLGEFTLVDTPGTSSNSRDVSARTRALLLPEDGPCDVDAVVYLTRGTDGADVRLLDQLQTRVGTAAGPLGIVGVLSRADEVKGGRERTLDAARAAADDAGRRVQRSLLPVSGLLALRGRTLRQTEFDDLAVLATVPDSVLESALRSITRFTAEDADLVLSAGQRRDLLESFGLFGIRFAVMLIRSGATDAPALARELTAHSGLEDLRRTLHLQFGQRSTELKAHSALRTLKAVLARTPSSASRSLSRAADRLLADTHVFRELRVLSGLRSTGLQLRDSDVVLLERVLGGEGMSPHTRLGLPADAAPEQISRVALTAMRFWRSQAGRPTIDTATVQACACAARSCEALLAR
- a CDS encoding pyridoxal phosphate-dependent aminotransferase; this translates as MTVVSNPDHGHHRMPHRKLEQSTKLQNVLYEIRGPVHAHAARLEAEGHRILKLNIGNPAPFGFDAPDVIMRDMIAALPYAQGYSESKGILSARRAIVTRYELVAGFPELDVDDIYLGNGVSELITMTMQALLDNGDEVLIPAPDYPLWTAMTSLAGGTPVHYLCDEGNDWNPDIADIESKITDKTKALLVINPNNPTGAVYSMEVLQQLVDLARKHQLLLLADEIYDKILYDDAKHISLATLAPDLLCLTFNGLSKAYRVAGYRSGWVAITGPKEHAAGFLEGLDLLASTRLCPNVPGQHAIQVALGGHQSIEDLILPGGRLLEQRDVAWERLNMIPGVSCVKPKGALYAFPRLDPNVYEIYDDEKLVQDLLLQEKILMVQGTGFNWPDHDHLRIVTLPWARDLAVAIERFGNFLTSYKQ
- a CDS encoding prolyl oligopeptidase family serine peptidase, whose protein sequence is MTSAPYGSWPSPIAAADLASSGHPVEGGRYVGDDVWWSELRPSEGGRVAVRRLGLDDEPEDILPAPWNARTRVHEYGGGGWTVTDAGRLVFAEFSDQRLYLLEGGTPVPLTPEPPQPCSLRYGDLSVVDGEVWAVRETHDTEGGVSRDICVVPLDGSAADDPHRVRSVVAGSDFLANPRLSPDRRHLAWIAWDHPQMPWDGTELRVVPVEGGRVNGKVRTLLGGTEESVLQPEWVGPTELYTISDRSGWWNLYRVGIDDPAPVALCPMDADFGGALWMLGGRWHTRRDDGTLLTVRTFGTDTLAVLDPAGGSLVDIPLDGLTSIGLGDRNGNRILLLTGGAQTPAGLRELDLDTGELRTVRLSVTELPEAAYLPEARQLTFQGAEREVHAIAYPPRHPRYRGEDGELPPYVAFVHGGPTSRVAPSLNPVFAFFTSRGIGVVDVNYGGSTGYGREYRNRLRGQWGVVDVEDVVTAVTGLAEAGMADPRRLAIEGGSAGGWTVLAALTTSDVFACGASYFGVAELDGFVKETHDFESRYIDGLIGPLPEAADLYAERAPLNNVAGLNCPVLLLQGLDDPIVPPSQAERFRDALVEKGIPHAYLEYEGESHGFRKLATLISSRNAELSFYGQVLGFEPPDIPRLELWQPEG
- a CDS encoding carotenoid oxygenase family protein, which produces MAAPVTRRPGPVDIAHHSHLVGVFEPQREEVDVRDLEVIGELPADLHGAYLRNGPNPRFDPIGTYVYPLDGDGMVHRVELADGAARYTNRFVRTPMVKAEEKAGHVIWAGVTDLYTPTEDEVGPELAGTSRELPDINIVRHGGRLLAMAETTLPFRLDPADLSTLGRDNCDGAMSVGSTAHPKIDPVTGQMVLFNYMLEPPYLTWSVVNRDGSVARTPTAVEGVDTPLMIHDMALTERYIVLMLCPLVFDIAAVLTGGSVLDWRPEDGTRIALIPRDGGPVRWTTHDAYWVWHFANAFDLPDGRVSVDYVEWTYPGGFAKAPAPSLGSLVRAVVDPGSGRVAREVVCDRDVEFPRVDDRELTRGHRTVATVGKLDRSQGRQESLWFFDTARGTETHWDPGSVSVGEPIFMPGAEHEYWGMIGTDRSDLTSWFFVLPADDPGSGPIGKVRLPIRVPAGLHGAWLPAE